The following coding sequences lie in one Candidatus Neomarinimicrobiota bacterium genomic window:
- a CDS encoding ABC transporter ATP-binding protein produces MNQLNINNITMRFSGVVALKGVSLAVEDGEIFSLIGPNGSGKSTLFNCINGFNRPQEGGISYNGANLLKTASHNVIEAGISRTFQNIQNVPFMTVLDNVLLGAHSRIDNHFTLNRWLFKGYREKEEAMALEIMEFLGIANYESKYMSGQPYGIQKLVEIARALIPKPKMILMDEPAAGMNDQETFEIARIISEIRDKLGITVLVVEHDMNLVMSISDRIGVLDTGKIVTIGKPEEVKNHPEVLKAYLGEGFDA; encoded by the coding sequence ATGAATCAGCTAAACATAAATAATATTACCATGCGCTTTTCGGGCGTGGTCGCTCTAAAAGGTGTGTCTCTTGCTGTGGAAGATGGTGAAATTTTTTCACTCATTGGCCCAAACGGTTCGGGGAAATCCACCTTGTTTAATTGCATTAACGGATTCAACCGTCCTCAAGAAGGAGGAATATCCTACAATGGGGCAAACCTGCTTAAAACCGCATCCCATAATGTAATTGAAGCAGGCATATCTAGAACATTCCAGAATATTCAAAATGTGCCCTTTATGACCGTCTTGGATAATGTGCTTTTGGGGGCCCATAGCAGGATTGATAATCACTTCACCCTAAATCGATGGCTATTTAAAGGATATCGGGAAAAAGAAGAAGCAATGGCCTTAGAGATAATGGAATTTCTTGGTATTGCAAATTACGAATCTAAATATATGAGCGGTCAACCATACGGAATTCAAAAATTGGTTGAAATTGCCCGAGCACTAATCCCCAAACCAAAAATGATTCTCATGGATGAACCTGCCGCAGGGATGAATGACCAGGAAACATTTGAGATTGCCAGAATCATTAGTGAAATTAGAGACAAACTGGGAATTACCGTATTAGTTGTGGAGCACGATATGAATTTGGTCATGAGTATTTCAGATCGTATCGGCGTTCTCGATACGGGTAAAATTGTCACTATTGGGAAACCTGAAGAAGTGAAAAATCATCCTGAAGTTTTAAAAGCGTATTTAGGAGAAGGATTCGATGCTTAG